Proteins from a genomic interval of Helicobacter sp. 'house sparrow 1':
- the recA gene encoding recombinase RecA has protein sequence MAIDERKQKAIELALKQIDKTFGKGALVRLGDKQVEKVEAISTGSLGLDMALGINGVPRGRIIEIYGPESSGKTTLSLQIIAECQKNGGICAFIDAEHALDVYYAKRLGVDTENLLVSQPDNGEQALEILETLTRSGAVDLVVIDSVAALTPKAEIDGDMGDQHVGLQARLMSHALRKITGVLHKMQTTLIFINQIRMKIGMMGYGSPETTTGGNALKFYASVRIDIRRIATLKQAEQQIGNRVKAKVVKNKVAPPFREAEFDIMFGEGISKEGEIIDYGIKLDIIDKSGAWLSYGDKKLGQGRENAKLFLKDNPPLANEITQKIKEQIGATDEILPLPEAPNEDL, from the coding sequence ATGGCTATAGATGAGAGAAAGCAAAAAGCAATAGAGCTTGCTTTAAAACAAATTGATAAAACTTTTGGCAAGGGAGCGCTAGTTAGACTTGGTGACAAACAAGTAGAGAAAGTTGAAGCAATCTCTACTGGATCCCTGGGTCTTGATATGGCACTTGGTATTAATGGAGTTCCTAGAGGAAGAATTATTGAAATATATGGTCCAGAATCAAGTGGAAAAACTACCCTAAGTCTTCAAATCATAGCAGAATGTCAAAAAAATGGCGGAATCTGTGCTTTTATTGATGCTGAACATGCTCTTGATGTTTATTATGCAAAAAGACTTGGGGTTGATACTGAAAACTTACTAGTTTCTCAACCTGATAATGGAGAACAAGCTCTTGAAATTCTTGAAACATTAACACGCAGTGGAGCTGTTGATTTGGTTGTTATAGATTCTGTAGCAGCACTCACACCAAAAGCTGAAATAGATGGTGATATGGGAGATCAACATGTAGGACTTCAAGCAAGATTGATGAGTCATGCTCTAAGAAAAATTACGGGGGTCTTGCACAAAATGCAAACCACTTTGATTTTTATCAACCAAATTCGGATGAAGATTGGAATGATGGGATATGGAAGTCCAGAGACTACGACAGGAGGTAATGCACTTAAATTTTATGCAAGTGTAAGAATTGATATCAGACGCATTGCAACATTAAAGCAAGCTGAACAACAAATCGGAAATCGCGTCAAAGCAAAGGTAGTAAAAAATAAAGTAGCCCCACCTTTTAGAGAAGCAGAGTTTGATATTATGTTTGGCGAGGGCATTAGCAAAGAGGGTGAAATTATTGATTATGGAATCAAGCTTGATATTATTGATAAAAGTGGTGCTTGGCTAAGCTATGGTGATAAAAAACTAGGACAGGGGAGAGAAAATGCAAAGCTTTTCTTGAAAGACAATCCACCTTTAGCAA